The region aatactaaaaagaaaaaacactcaaagagaaattacagaccgggacacaaatgacgaccgggacagagggaatataaataacgaccgggacactcaaagaaaaattacagactgggataccgggacacaaatatcgtgaacaaagttacagtacgagtgatctattgttgtatgtacaaaataacatttccaaattaatgtcggaacaaaaagacatttatgatacgatagactcaatttcaggacgtatacaactacctgctgatttctgtaatttagtgacgtccaaaaatgaattgattgaaaaagtatttccgaatattctaaaaaattataaaaataataaatggctaagtgaaagagcgattctcgcacccaaaaatatagacgtccacgaaatcaacaatattattttgaccaagattcgagaccaggcagtcctttacaagtcagtcgacacagttttggaaccaaatgaagcggttaattatccatctgaatttttaaattccatagatctttcagggtttccaccacacgtgctacaactaaaaataggcgtaccaataatacttttaagaaatatcaacccaccaaagctttgcaatggcacgcgacttgccgtaaaaaaaaaaaatggaaaacctaatagaggccacaatcttgacagggcctttgagggtgaggctgttcttattcctcgaattcccatgattccaacggatctgcgccttttcaatttaaaagattgcaattcccaattcgattagcatttgcaatcaccattaacaaagctcaatatcaatcattagaaaaatgtggtatagatcttaatactgattgtttttcccatggacacttgaacgttgcatgttcgagggtttgtaaacctgacaatctatttatatgcaacgacaattggacagcgaagaatgttgtatattcgcgttttacgcagttaatttgtattgtatctatctatctatctatctatataaaaacgagttgtgtgtatgcatgtttgtttgtttgtaaaaagagcgtttgcatatgacgtcattattagtgcatacggctttgtatatgcacagacaatgggaaagccaagaatgttgtatatttgcaattttcacgtagtttaactccttcagacgaaatgaatgcttgcctgaaaaattcgaatttatgggcacacgtaaaaatattaaaattaactacaaatatgcgtgtccgattgcaaaacgatgactctggtcaaacattttcagatcaatttctGGCAATctgaaacggaaagctcccagtagtgggaaagccaaaaatgttgtatattcgcaatttttacgtagtttgaaacacatatataaatctatctatattcacaggtgagacacagggacacaactacaatggcgcgtaactaatatggcgcgtaacgacttacgcgcgcgggggggcttgggggcgcgaagcgccccaccaactaggtgttggggtggcgcgaagcgccaccccaacagcttgtatatctatatatatataaataagttgtctgttatgtctgttacactatgtctgttacgccggattatatcttttatatatataaacgaaaacaaactaatatgtaaaaactgggaatcgCATAAATATTTCGNNNNNNNNNNNNNNNNNNNNNNNNNNNNNNNNNNNNNNNNNNNNNNNNNNNNNNNNNNNNNNNNNNNNNNNNNNNNNNNNNNNNNNNNNNNNNNNNNNNNtttcatcgtcctagcacgactagaagcacaaaactcgccaaagcactgaaccccaccccctaactcccccaaagatagcagatccagtatggttacgtcaatcgtgtatctacgacatttactcattctacccaccaagtttcatcccgatctctccactctaagttttttcccagatttctggtttcccctcctattccccccaatgtcaacagatctggtcgggattggagataagagctctgaggcatgagttccttctaaatataaaatttcattaagatccagtcacccgttcttaggttaaaaatacctcaatttttctaatttttccaaattaacacccccagctcccccaaagagaacggatccgttccaattatgtcaatcacgtatctataacttctgcttattcttcccatcaagtttcaacaTGATCTCTcctttctaagcgttttccaagattttcggtttccccctccaactccccctaataccaccagatccggccgggatttaaaattagagctctgagacaagatatccttccaaacatcaaatttcattaagatccgatcatccgttcctaagttaaaaatacctaattttttccaattttcccgaattaaccgtccccccactcacccccctccagatggttgaatcgggaaaacgacaatttctaatttcatctggtctagtccctgatacgcctgccaaatttcatcgtcctagtttatCTGGGAgcgcctaaactagcaaaaccgggactgacagaatttgcgattgctatatggcacttggcagataccaagtgccataaaaagatgGCTAATAATAAGAATTATTTGAACCCTCTATACGTACAAAAATGCACTTACGAGTGCGGAGAAAaaacatacataataaaaaacacttgtcatctcaaagacaaaaaaaatacactaacAATGCCTCACAAACGATTAATACAACCCAGTGGAACATCCACGACTGATTCCTATCCCTCTCTGAATTTTCCTTCTAATACATCCATCTTATGACATATCTCAAAAGCTCCGAAATGTTTGTTACGAGTGTACTAATATACTGTAATTCACAGCGCTTTTAAAAATATCGCTCTCCCTCTTTCCCTGTCTCATTGTTCGAAAAcgaatcatatttttaatttacgataTTTTATAAAGATATTCTTTTTACTTAATCATTAATTTCAAGGTTTAACATTATATCATTTGTTTTCCAGTATTTAAACAAGAAATACAATGCCAATGTTCCACTAGTGCTTATGAATTCATTTAACACGGATGAAGACACAATTAAGGTTATTCGAAAATATACCAATTTGGATATacgaattgaaactttcaaccAATCCTGCTACCCGAGGATTCACAGAGAATCCCAAGCACCCATTGCCAGGAATTGCATAATTGAAGAAGACCAAGAagcgtaaagaattttttttttactttatgagttatattactttataataatactgatttatttttattagttattaggCCTTTTACTATTCTACTATACTACTTTATtgattatttactttatttatgtattattttaatttatgagGAACAAATATTGCAAAAGCACAAGATAGTAGACATGCCTTAAAAGCTGCTGAAATTTGCCATCTTTAAATATAAGAAAGTTCTGAAGAAACTTAACGATTTTACAAATTAGAAtcttttcttgaattttctttaCTTCTATGTGTATTATACTTCCTTATTATATAATGTGCATTATGATTGCTATGTGAGGGTTTTAGAACTGCTCATTAGAACGGAGATGGCGCTGTTTCACGCTGATCTATCTGTTAAGTTGTTCTGAGGCTGAATACTCTATCGGGGTGGGGTAAAAGATGAAATTTGAATCTTCAAATAGAGTTGGATGAAGGGGGCGTTCATCCAATATGTTCGTTAGTGAAACCGTCTAAAGTGCCTTAACCTTGATTGCTGTAAATAAGAagcaacccggctcaacagtaaccgacactctaaaaaacggaattttgattattatgctgattttaattatataagtttcatcatgtttagttttacccatcaaaagttacgagcctgagaaaatttgcctgaagaAAGGGGGAAGcatcccctaaaggtcatagaatcgtaatgaaaatcataccatcagatttagcagtTCCTTACTGTAAAGGTTTAAAATtccctactgtaaaggttttAAGCTcttgtctgcaaaaatgtggaattttgtataaattgcctgaagaaagatcacagatgagtgttcattttttttccaggggtgatcgtatcgaccaaggtGTCCTataatgtcgtgagagggcccattctaacggaaattgaaagttctagctccttttttaagtgaccgaaacaTTGGAGGGTAACTGGCTAATTTTTTCCAGTCACGggatcaaacttttgagaaagccattttgttcagcaaagtcCCTGAAGGGCTGCAAACTTTGTCCTTTGTCCATTAGTATTGGTTAACTGCCGTTTTCTagagggattttttctggtgttggaggggaggggattacgtgggaggatctttccatagatgaatttatcatgggggaagaaaatttccatgaagggagtgctgGATTTTccaccattatttaaaaaaaaatgaaaaattaaatgtaaaaaaacaagttttcaacggaaagtaaggaccaacattaaaacttaaaacgaccagaaactattacgaatatgagggggtttggcCCCTCCTCTGTAcgacgctctttacgcttaaatatttttagtaatttcaaaagagccatttattctaattaaacgacttttgtgattcaggggtcattcttaaagaatttgaacaaaattcgaactttagtgtaaagaacgaggtatttactagggggcaaaccccctcatatacgtaataaaaatatacgaatatagaagttcgttacgtaaattaattcgtaagttaatcATTCGTAATTTATTACTAATGAagacgttcgtaaataaaattaaaagttctagtggcctttccaagtaacccaaaaaattaaagggcaactaggctccctcccccgcccccgtttttctcaaaatcgactgatcaaaactttgagaaagccatttagccaaaaaaaagtaaaattagtaCAGTGAGTTAAAATCAAAACCAGTATTAATTCAATaaggtttagaaattaaatataaaacaacagtttttttttaactgaaagtagggagcaacattcaaactaaaacgaacagaatttattccgtatatgaaaggggctttcccctcctcaacgcccccgcTCTACgcttaaatttgaatctttctcacaattctaccttttaaaacaataaactttagcgtaaagagtggggtgttgaggagggtgAAGTCGGAGGTCGTTATCCCAAATCAAGCAAGAATGAcagtgaaagataaaaaaataagtcaTATAGTACCATCAAGGCAaacatactaaagaaaactgacccctTTCTCTGGATCCttgaattattaaataaaaaaacgagtttttttaactgaaagtaaggagcaacattaaaacttaaaacgcacagaaattacttcgtatatgaaagaggctgcttcctcatcaacgccccgctctttacgctaaagtttgactctttctctcaattcttctttttaaaacagtaaaaaactttagcgtaaagagcggggcgttgatgaggaagcagcctctttcatatacgaagtaatttctgtgcgttttaagttttaatgtcgctccttactttcagttaaaaaaactcgttttttttatttaatttctgaacgtttttgaatcaatgcatgttttgattttggctctccgcagaggaataatcaaaacgaaattttgcatattttttaggggggggggggctaaatggctttctcataattttgatcgaatgattttgagaaaaaaagagcgggggcgaagcctagttgccctccgattttttggttaattaaaaaggcaactagaattttaattttttacgaatctttttattggtaaaagatttacgtaacttataaactagcttacgtaaagaacttttgtattctcatgtttttattacatatatgaggggattcgccccatcgtcagtacctcgctctttacactaaagcttaaattttatcccaattcattaagaatgacccctgaatcacaaaagccgtagcataaatagttgaaattactaaaaatactttagcgtaaagagctaggtatcataaggaggtgagccccttatatgggtaataatttctgtttgttttaagttttattgctgttccttacttccaggtgaaaaagctttttcacatttattttttaatttttttttttaaataatgctagtaaatcctgctctcccttcatggaagttttcttctcccatgacaaattctcaatggaaagttcccccagcatatccccctcttctcaacccctccccccaaccaaaaaaatcctcctgaaaacgcctgtatacttcccaataaccattactatatgtaagcacaggtcaaagtttgtaacttgttgcccctcccacggggactgtgggggagtaagtcgtccccaaagacatagttataaggtttttcgactacgctgaataaaatggctatctcagaattttgatccgttgactttgggaaaataattagcgtgggagggggcctaggtgccctccaatttttttggtcacttaaaaagggcactagaacttttcctttccgttagaatgagccctcttgcaacgttctaggacaactgggtcgatacgatcacccctgggaaaaaaaaacaaaaaaacaaaaaaacaaataaacacgcatccgtgatctgccttctggcaaaatatgcaaaattccacatttttgtagataggagctcgaaacttctacaatagggttctctgatacgctgaatctgatggtgtgattttcgttaagattctatgacttttagggggtgtttccccctattttctaaaataacgcaaattttctcaggctcgtaacttttgatgggtaagactaaacttgatgaaacttatatttttaaaaccatcagtaaaatgcgattcttttgatatagctattggtatcaaaattccattttttagagttttggttactattgagccgggtcgctccttactacagttcgttaccacgaactgtttgatgcaggCTTATCGTAGTTTTGGCAATATTTTTGAAGTAACTAAATCTCAGCACGAGGgcagggggggggtaaacttgGGTCTGGATGGGGCAGTTGGCTCCCGTCCAATAGTAAATTATGCCCCTGGATAAGATACACTGTAACGTTCTATCTTgtacatattttttgttttcaaatagtaGCTCCTTTAATTTGTGAAATGTTTCAGTATTTATTTTGGCTAGATctgttgaatttcatttttctgATTAAGAACCTACACACGTCCATCCAATTGGGTTTTTACTGGTTTAATTAATATCTGTCTCTCTATCCGAAGTTACCCTTTTTTCAGCTAATTACCTGTACACGCCAGAATGGAGTTGTCATCTAAAGGACCTTTAAACTTGATGCCGGTTTTGCTTTGACCTTGTGCTTCCAAGCAGTGACCCTACTAGAGTCTGTCAGATctcattcaaaattttggttggtcaaagtttgaagaTTCCCCTTAAATTAAATAACGTTTATATAATTAGTTGCTTTAcataaaatcatttatttatagTTGGTACCCACCTGGCCATGGTGATTTCTACGCCTCGTTTGCCAACTCTGGACTACTTGACAACCTTCTTAATGAAGGATACgaatattgttttatttcaaatattgacAACCTTGGCGCTACAGTGGACCTAAATATTCTTCATATGCTAATGAACCCTCAAAATGGATCCCCTGTCGAGTTTTTAATGGAAGTCACAGACAAAACGAGGGCAGACGTTAAGGTATTATAGACGTTAAAGTATTTCTATTAGAATTTTCTATCTACAAAGTTTATTCAGTACTTGAATGGTTTAATTAGACTGGCTGTTGTTTTCTCATTTCCGGTATTCTAAGATCTGAAAAGTTTCATCCTTGGAATCATCATCACTGGATTTGATATTAGAAAACCGTCCATTTACTTATGACAGAACAGATTTTCCTGTAAAACGGAATTTAGCTCTTTTGAGCGTTGCTGTAATTCATTTGCATACCTTGGTAATTTATTTGCGGGGGAATGTCTGATGTACATCTAGATGGGCCTGTAGTTAGGAGAAGCTTCTATGAGAGgcccattttcaattttgttctggtaaaaaaatttgtcaaattctTTTGTTTGGCATTAAGACAGGACGAAGATAAGTAATATATGAGGCTTTCAGAAGCTGTTTGGActaaaaaatctacttttttaGGTTCTAAAGCCAAGGTGCTTTGCTTTGTATATCTacactaaatattttattcaagtacaggaacaaatagaaaaaaacacactgtatttattaaattgaaatctaaatttatgtttatttatttatcaattgcAACTGGAGTTTCTATAATTTCTTGTATTCTCCATAATTTGCCGATTTGTGTGTTGTTTTGTGTGAAATTTTAGCTGAGAACTTGCATGACAGCAATCATTTCATGTAAGATTAAATGTAATTATATATGAAGACTTCGTCAGATAAAGTATCTGAATTTGACTATCGTCAACCGGAATTACTGAACCCATGTCTCACCAATGATGAGGCATTTAAAATTGAGAACATCTGAAAGgagcaataaaaatttttcgatCTTCCTTCTTCCTTCCGTTCCTCCTTCCGTTCTTCTGTTTCGTTCTTCCTTCCTGGAAATGTCTCATTCTTCCTCCCTGTCCAacttctaaaaaactaaatgccACATTTAGACTACCTAGAAACATTACCAGTCAATTTTCACTTCAAGATAATTTCACTTTGGCAACATAAATGTAATGTATTTTCCATGTGAAATATTTTATTCGTCAGTTTGACTGTTTCTTGACGCTTACTTTGTGTCTACCGCATTGACCTTGAGGCAGTGTGTGCTATTTTGCGTTTTGTTCAAGgcttttttggtttctttattattttacttgttttattttcaacattaagATGCTTAGACAGCTTAAAACtgtatttataataaatatattctttatttacagagttccaaatatttaataactctgtGTATgacttagttttttattttggagCTGTATATATTGTTTAGATTGCtggtttaaattttttgggaaatacgagattttgctttattttgtatcaatatttaaTGCTGTCTATATAAGTAACATCAGAAAAAGCAAGGTAAAACACCATTTCGGAATTTTATGGCTAAACCTAAAGAAGGCTTGATTGTTCTTTTTCAGTGGTTCCATTAATTTGACATGTTGATATTTGAACAGGGTGGCACACTCATTCAATACGAAGTCAAGCTCCGTTTGCTGGAGATCGCTCAGGTGCCAAAAGAGCGTGTTGATGAGTTCAAATCGATTAAAAcctataaaatatttaacacTAATAATTTGTGGATACGTTTGGATGCCGTAAAGAGAGCTATCGACGAAAACACCCTAGATATGGAGGTGATTGTCAATCCAAAAACGCTTAAAAATGGTGTTAATGTTTTACAGCTGGAGACTGCTGTTGGGGCTGCTAtgaaatcttttgacattgggatTGACAAAAAGGCTTGATTGTAGGAAGTGTAATCTTTTTCAGTGGTTCCATTAATTTGACATGTTGATATTTATTTGAACAGGGTGGCACACTCATTCAATACGAAGGCAAGCTCCGTTTGCTGGAGATTGCTCAGGTGCCAAAGGAGCGTGTTGAGGAGTTTAAATCCATTACAACGTTCAAAATCTTTAACACAAATAATCTTTGGATACGTTTGGATGCCGTAAAGAGAGCTATCGACGAAAACAACCTAGATATGGAGGTGATTGTCAATCCAAAAACGCTTAAAAATGGTGTTAATGTTTTACAGCTGGAGACTGCTGTTGGGGCTGCTATGAAATCTTTTGACAATGGGATTggtaagttttcattttctgttttgtCATTGCGCAAATATATGCTGCGCGCGTAATAAACAAAGTATTTGTGGTTGAAAGTATATTGCGTTGGGCTAATGTCCtgcttttactgttttatactTTTAATAGAAATATTACTTATTGTATGCTAGTGTATTCTACTGAATGCTTATTtaaatattgtgttttgttaattacaaaaggtgGTAGATGTAgcgattttaattaaaatgagcTCTTAAAAAACTCTATGATGTGCCAGTGTTCCGCTAGCAGCAGAGAAAGCAGCGAAAAAAGAGGACACATCTGTGCTTCCATTGCCAAAAAgggattgttctttttattcaagCTAGGGGACTGCAAGTTTCACGCATAAGATTTACGGCCATTatgattccaatggtgtactGTTTATTTTGACCCGATTTGGTTTGATGCTCGTACTACTTTCAATTAGGTTTTTCTGAAGCCAGTCTGACCAAGTCCGTCTTTACATTTTGAGCGTTTAGCCCTAAAATGGCTTGTACGTGGGAAGTGGCTGTAAATTGTGTGGTAtcatcaaatatttaatattttcacaGAGATATCGTTTTAAAACGAATATGAATGCCAAAAATGCTTGAAAGGTTGTACTAgcgctttaaaattaaatgatttcTAAATAGATTTCACTCTCATATATTCttcttcagaaatattttccttgttaatctagaataaaacttgcCAAAGAAAACAATGAACCTCGGCATAGTTCAGACTCTACTTGCATTTAATCTCTTTTAGAATTTCCCGCCGTAATGGAGTGATTCTTTGCGATATTAAAtatgaaagaattttatttagtcttaacaaaaaattttctcactaaccagtttttatggcacatggtttttaccaagtgacatatagcgatcgcaaattcttcGATCTGTCGGTCCGTTTTTGCTAatttaggcactttcagataagctagaacgatgatATTTGggaggtgtatcagggaccagaacagattaagttagaaataaacGTTTTCTggattcggccatctggggcGGGGTGGGGGgaacggttaattcagaaaatttagaaaaatggggtatttttaacttacaaacgggtgatcggatcttaatgcaatttgatatctagaaggatcttgtgcttcagagctctttaaaattttgactagaactggtaacattggggggagttggaggggcaaactggaaaacttgaaaattgaggtagctttatcttacgaatgggtgatcggatcctaatggaacttgatatttagaaagatcttatatctcagatgctccattttcaattcgaattggatccggggacatagagagTTGGAAgaggaaacaaaaatcttgaaaaacgctcggactggagagatcgggatgaaacttgatgggaaaaaattCCCATCGAAATTCTTTTGAAAGAAATTCCAATCAGAAAAGTTTATTATACGcttaattattttacttttttattcatgtttacgttattattttaccttaatattattatatgcattttctgttattattttattattgtttccACTTAATTATTTTACGTAAATATCGCCCCCTCTGCATATCAGACCTTTATAGGGATATTTTTAAATGAGGTATGTTTTTTGGTGGAAGTGTCCTTGCTCTATCCTCATTTCTATATGTTTTCAACCATATTTCGATGTAAAAAGTGGAATCTTTGGACatatctttcttttatttgagattttcaataaaattgtgCTTTGTAGGTTTAAACGTTCCTCGTTCCCGTTTCTTGCCCGTGAAGAAGACTCAAGATCTTTTGCTTGTGAAGAGCAACTTGtacaacttcaaaaatggcaGTCTCACGATGAACCCTCTAAGAAGTTTCCCATCAACACCGCTCGTCAAGCTTGGAGACAATCACTTCGCAAAGGTATCCTTTTTTACATTATAAGCTCATCAAGCAAATAAGGCAAGTTCTTTAGTGAGCTgctatatattttgtatatctatatatatgctATGTTCTATTACGAAGAAACTTATTTAATGCTTTAATTGAGCATATTGCAGAGCATATCCTTCctgtttgttttccttttcgTGGCTTTCATCAGTGGCTgcgtaattttcatttttaacgttATATACCAAGCCTGTCTCGTCAACTTTGTTTACC is a window of Artemia franciscana chromosome 7, ASM3288406v1, whole genome shotgun sequence DNA encoding:
- the LOC136029311 gene encoding UTP--glucose-1-phosphate uridylyltransferase-like, with the protein product MNSFNTDEDTIKVIRKYTNLDIRIETFNQSCYPRIHRESQAPIARNCIIEEDQEAWYPPGHGDFYASFANSGLLDNLLNEGYEYCFISNIDNLGATVDLNILHMLMNPQNGSPVEFLMEVTDKTRADVKGGTLIQYEGKLRLLEIAQVPKERVEEFKSITTFKIFNTNNLWIRLDAVKRAIDENNLDMEVIVNPKTLKNGVNVLQLETAVGAAMKSFDNGIGLNVPRSRFLPVKKTQDLLLVKSNLYNFKNGSLTMNPLRSFPSTPLVKLGDNHFAKVAEFLHRFETIPDVLELDHLTVSGDVTFGRNVSLKGTVIIIANHGERIDIPSCALLENKIVSGNLRILDH